The Carboxydocella sporoproducens DSM 16521 region CTTTAAGCTGATTCCCGATGCTGCTACAGCTCCGGCCCTGATTATTGTAGGCTTGCTAATGGCTTCTGCCATTAAAGAAATCGATTTTGATGATTTCACTGAAAGCATGCCTGCTTTCTTAACTATGACGGTAATGCCCTTTACCTATAATATCGCCAATGGGATTTCGGCTGGTATCGTTTTCTACACTGTGCTGAAGGTGGTTACCGGCCGGACTAAGGAAGTGCACTGGCTAATGTGGATTCTCACCGCTCTGGTGTTAAGCCGTTACGTTTTCATCGGAGCGGAATAAGGAAAAAATTCAGGAGGGATGAGTTGATGGCAAAACTGGTTGGAATCATCATGGGCAGTGACTCTGACTTGCCGATCATGGCTGAAGCGGCCAAAGTGCTGGATCAATTTGGAGTAGAGTATGAAGTCAAGATCTCTTCCGCCCATCGGGCCCCGGAGGTGACCATTGAGTGGGCTAAAGGGGCAGTGGAACGGGGCCTGGAGGTGATTATTGCCGGTGCCGGAGTAGCTGCCCATCTGCCCGGAGTGGTGGCTGCAGTGACACCATTGCCGGTAATTGGTGTACCAATAAAAGCTGGGGCCCTCAATGGTATTGACGCGCTGTACGCTATAGTGCAGATGCCCAGTGGCATTCCGGTCGCTACTGTAGCTATCAATGGAGCAAAGAATGCAGGATTGCTGGCTGTCCAAATCCTGGCATCAACCAGACCGGAATTGCAGGCCAAACTGGTGGAGTACCGCCGGAAGCTGGCTGAGGAAGTACAGGCAAAGGCGGACAAACTGCAGCAATTGGGCATTGACGGTTATCTGGCCCAAAAACAGCAGGGCTAAAGAGGACCGCCCCGGAATTTTCAACTCGTCCCTGACCCAGGCAGCCAGGTCCTCGCCATAAAACGAGGGTTTGGTCTGCCTGGGATTATTTTTAGCAAAGGAGTGCTGAGAAGAGGATGATTGAGCGTTACACCTTGCCGGAAATGGGGAGAATCTGGTCAGAAGAAAACAAGTATCGCAAATGGTTACAGGTGGAAATAGCTGCCTGTGAAGCTATGGCAGAGCTGGGCATGATTCCGGCTGACGCAGTAGCGGAAATCAAGGCCAAAGCTGATTTCAGTGTAGAACGCATCCTTGAGATTGAACAGGTAACCAATCATGACGTAATCGCTTTTTTGACCTGTGTGGCTGAGCGGGTGGGTGAAGCCAGCCGTTTTATCCACCTGGGTATGACTTCTTCCGATGTGCTGGATACGGCCTTGGCCCTGCAGATGAAAGAAGCCGGGGAAATCCTCCTGGGCCAGCTGCGGGAACTTTACCAGATATTGCTGGAAAAGGCGCAGGAGTATCGCTATACCCCCATGATTGGGCGCACTCATGGCATTCATGCTGAACCCATTACCTTTGGCCTGAAAATGCTGTTGTGGGCGGCGGAAACAGAGCGCAATCTGACCAGGCTCCAGGCAGCATTAGAGGATATCTCTACTGGCATGATTTCAGGGGCAGTAGGCACCTATGCCAATATCGATCCACGGGTGGAGGAAATCGCCTGCCGTAAATTGGGCTTAAGACCGGCGAAAGTTTCTACCCAGATTATCCAGCGGGACCGCCATGCAGCCTTCATGACCACCCTGGCTGTGATTGCGGGCAGCCTGGATAAATTCGCCACTGAAATCAGGAACCTGCAACGGACTGATATTCTGGAAGTGGAAGAATTCTTCCAGAAAGGCCAGAAGGGCTCTTCGGCCATGCCTCATAAGCGCAATCCCATTACCTGTGAGCGTATTGCCGGCCTGGCCCGGGTGGTGCGGGCCAATGCTCTGGCGGCCCTGGAAAACCAGGCGCTCTGGCATGAACGGGACATTACCCATTCCTCGGTGGAACGGGTGATTATTCCTGACAGCACCATTGCTCTCAATTATATGTTGCACAAATTCATCGGAGTGATGAAAAACTTGCTGGTCTACCCGGAAAACATGCTGGCTAATATCAATAAGACCCATGGCCTGGTCTTTTCCCAGCGGGTGCTGCTGGCCCTGGTGGATAAGGGCTTGACCCGGGAAGCGGCCTATGCTCTGGTGCAGCGTAATGCCCTTCAAGCCTGGGAGACCAAACAGCCTTTCCTGGACCTGGTCCTGGCTGACCGGGAAATTACCGCTCATTTGAATGAGGAGGAAATCCGGGGGCTGTTCAACTTCAATTACCACCTGGCCCAGGTGGATACCATCTTTGCTCGTTTCGGCTTATAAAATTAACAAGTTAGGAGGAAGGCAGATGCAAAAAGGCGAATTCTTATACGAGGGCAAGGCCAAAAAAATCTATGCTACTGATCAGCCCGGTCTGGTCTGGATTGAGTACAAGGATGATGCTACTGCTTTCAATGGCTTAAAGAAGGGGACCATTAGTGGTAAAGGGGAGCTGAATAACAAGATTTCTGCTTACTTTTTCCAGCTGCTGGCCCAGAAGGGGATTGAAAGTCACTTTGTCCAGCTGGTCAGTGATAATGAGCAGATCGTTAAAAAAGTTGAAATCGTACCTCTGGAAGTAGTAGTGCGCAATATCGCTGCCGGCTCCCTGGCCAAGCGGCTGGGCCTGGAGGAAGGAACTGCCATGCAGCAACCCGTTGTAGAGCTATATTACAAAAATGATGAGCTGGGAGATCCCCTGATTAACTACTATCATGCTCTGGCTCTGGGGCTGGCAACCCGGGAAGAAATGCTCTACATGGAAGAAATGGGCCTGAAAATCAACGCTATTTTACAGGAATATCTCCGCGACAAAGAAATCATCCTGGTGGACTTCAAACTGGAATTTGGCCGGGTAGATGGTAAAATCATTCTGGCTGATGAAATTTCCCCTGATACCTGCCGTTTCTGGGATGCAGAGACCAGGGAAAAACTGGACAAAGACCGCTTCCGTCGTGATCTGGGCGGAGTGGAGGAAGCCTATCAGGAAGTGTATCGCCGGTTGACCGGCAACTAATAATTAGGGGGAGAAACCATGGCGGGGGAAATAAAAGACGAATGCGGTGTATTTGGGATTTATTTGCCTGGTGGCGAAGTAGCCCAGATCACCTATTATGGCCTCTATGCCCTCCAGCACCGGGGACAGGAGAGCGCCGGAATTGCTGTGGCTGACGGTAAGGAAATCCGCCTCCATAAAGGCATGGGCCTGGTGCCAGCTGTATTTCAGGATAAAGATTTACAAAGCCTGAAAGGGTATATTGCCTGTGGTCATGTCCGTTATTCTACCACAGGAGCCAGTTCGCCCATTAATGCCCAGCCCCTGGTTTTTCGCTATGCCAAGGGAATGCTGGCAGTAGCCCACAATGGCAACCTGGTCAATGCCTATGAATTAAGGAAGAATCTTACCGCCCGTGGGTCCCTCTTTCAGTCCACCATTGACACGGAAGTGATTATCAACCTGCTGGCCCGGCATAGCCAGGGCGGGATAGAGGATGCTGTCCATAAAACCATGATTGACCTCAAAGGCTCCTATTCCCTGGTGATCATGACCCAGGATAAATTGCTGGGAGTGCGGGATCCCCATGGCATCCGTCCCCTCTGTCTGGGGCGGCTAGGGGATGGCTATGTGATTGCTTCCGAAAGCTGTGCACTGGATACGGTGGGAGCTACTTTCCTGCGGGATGTTGAGCCGGGGGAAGTGGTGGTAATCGATGAAAATGGCCTGCATTCCCGCCAGGCTTTACCGCCTCAGAAGCAGACCTGCATTTTCGAATATATCTATTTTGCCCGGCCCGACAGCCGCATTGATGGCTTCGGGGTCAACTGGTGCCGGCGCCAGATGGGGCGGCAGCTGGCCCGGGAGGCTCCCCGGGATGTAGATGTGGTCATTTCTGTGCCTGATTCCGGCACGGCAGCAGCGCGAGGCTATGCCGAAGAGCTGGGCCTGCCCTTTGAAGAAGGGCTGATGAAAAACCGCTACATTGGCCGCACTTTTATCCAGCCATCTCAGGCCTTAAGGGAGCTGGCGGTGCGGTTAAAACTCAATCCCATTATTTCGGTAGTGAAAGATAAGCGCCTGGTGCTGGTGGATGACTCCATTGTACGGGGCACGACCAGTCGCCGCATTGTCAAAATGCTGCGGGAAGCGGGGGCGAAAGAAATTCACTTGCTGATCAGCAGTCCGCCCATTTTGCATCCCTGTTACTATGGTATTGATACTTCGGAACGGAGTGAACTGATCGCTGCCCAGAAAAGTGTGGAAGAGATAGCCCAGTATATCGGGGTGGATAGCCTGCATTATCTCAGCCTGGAAGGCCTGCTGGCTGTATTTCAGGCTGATGTCAATCAGGGCTTCTGTACCGCCTGTTTTAATGGTCAATATCCCGTCCCCATCCCGCCGGAAGCGGGGAAACACATTCTGGAAAAAGGGGGGTCTTGCTGTTGAAAGGCTTGACCTATAAAGAAGCCGGCGTAGATATTGATGCCGGCAATCGCGCCGTAGAACTGATTAAGGAAAAAGTCAGGAAAACCATGCGACCGGAAGTCTTGACAGATATCGGCGGCTTTGGTGGGCTGTTTGCCCTGGATATCAGCAAATACCGGCAGCCGGTGCTGGTCAGCGGCACTGATGGGGTAGGGACCAAGCTGCGGGTGGCCATGCTGATGGATAAACATGACACCATTGGCATCGACTGTGTGGCCATGTGTGTCAATGATATCCTGGTTCAGGGGGCAGAACCCCTCTTTTTCCTTGACTACCTGGCAGTGGGTAAACTGGATCCGGAACAGGTAGCCGCTATTGTTGGCGGCATTGCCGAAGGCTGCCGGGAGGCAGGCTGTGCGCTCATCGGGGGCGAAACGGCGGAAATGCCCGGTTTTTACCCGCCGGGAGAATATGATGTGGCCGGTTTTGCTGTGGGAGTGGTGGATAAGGAGAAAATTCTCGACGGCTCCCGGGTGCGGGAAGGCATGACGGTGCTGGGCCTGGCTTCTCACGGTCTCCATTCCAATGGCTATTCCCTGGCCCGTAAAGTCTTGCTGGAGCGGGCCGGACTGAACCTTGACCTCTACCTGCCGGAACTGGGTTGTACTGTAGGGGAGGAGTTGCTGAAACCTACCCGTATTTATGTACGTTCCCTCCTGCCCCTGGTTCAGGAAGGGCGCATCGCTGCCCTGGCCCATATTACCGGCGGGGGACTGCTGGAAAATATCCCGCGGGTATTGCCGCCGGGTCTGGGGGTGGAGTTAACCGCCGGCAGCTGGCCGATTCCACCGATTTTTGATTTGATTGAGAAGCTGGGGCATATAGCCAAAGAGGAAATGGCCCGTACCTTTAATCTGGGGATTGGCATGGTGGCTATCGTCGCGGCTGAGGAAGCGCCGGCCATCGCTGACCGTTTGAAGGCTGCCGGGGAAAAGGTCTATACCATCGGCCGGGTGGTAGCCGGGGCCGGAGTGCAGGTGGTGTGAGATGCTAAAACTGGGAGTGCTGGTTTCCGGGCGGGGCTCGAATTTGCAGGCATTGCTGGATGCCCGGGCCCGGGGAGAACTGAAAGCAGAAGTGGCGGTAGTGATCAGCGACAAGGCGGGGGCCCTGGCTTTAGAACGAGCCAGGGCCGCCGGAGTGCCTGCCTATCATGTTGATCCCAGGGCTTATCCGGATAAAGCAGCCTATGAACAGGAAATCTGCCGGCTGCTAAAGGAAAATGGAGTGGAACTGGTAGTGCTGGCTGGTTATTTGCGCCTGGTGGGACCGGTGCTGCTGGCAGCCTACCCGGAGCGGATTATCAATATCCATCCTTCGTTGTTGCCCGCTTTTCCCGGGCTGGAGGCCCAGCGCCAGGCCTGGGAATACGGGGTAAAAATCAGTGGATGCACGGTGCATTTCGTTGATGAGGGGCTGGATAGCGGGCCCATCATCCTGCAGGCAGCCGTGCCGGTGGAGGAAGGGGATACGGCAGCTGAGCTGGCGGCCCGGATTCTGGCTGAGGAACATAAACTTCTGCCCCGGACAGTCAATTTGATTGCCGAAGGCAGAGTAAAGATAGTAGGGCGGCGGGTACAGATTGAGCCGCAGGACAGAAAGGAGGCTTTCTGATGAAACGAGCGCTGATC contains the following coding sequences:
- the purN gene encoding phosphoribosylglycinamide formyltransferase, producing the protein MLKLGVLVSGRGSNLQALLDARARGELKAEVAVVISDKAGALALERARAAGVPAYHVDPRAYPDKAAYEQEICRLLKENGVELVVLAGYLRLVGPVLLAAYPERIINIHPSLLPAFPGLEAQRQAWEYGVKISGCTVHFVDEGLDSGPIILQAAVPVEEGDTAAELAARILAEEHKLLPRTVNLIAEGRVKIVGRRVQIEPQDRKEAF
- the purE gene encoding 5-(carboxyamino)imidazole ribonucleotide mutase; this encodes MAKLVGIIMGSDSDLPIMAEAAKVLDQFGVEYEVKISSAHRAPEVTIEWAKGAVERGLEVIIAGAGVAAHLPGVVAAVTPLPVIGVPIKAGALNGIDALYAIVQMPSGIPVATVAINGAKNAGLLAVQILASTRPELQAKLVEYRRKLAEEVQAKADKLQQLGIDGYLAQKQQG
- the purM gene encoding phosphoribosylformylglycinamidine cyclo-ligase, with translation MKGLTYKEAGVDIDAGNRAVELIKEKVRKTMRPEVLTDIGGFGGLFALDISKYRQPVLVSGTDGVGTKLRVAMLMDKHDTIGIDCVAMCVNDILVQGAEPLFFLDYLAVGKLDPEQVAAIVGGIAEGCREAGCALIGGETAEMPGFYPPGEYDVAGFAVGVVDKEKILDGSRVREGMTVLGLASHGLHSNGYSLARKVLLERAGLNLDLYLPELGCTVGEELLKPTRIYVRSLLPLVQEGRIAALAHITGGGLLENIPRVLPPGLGVELTAGSWPIPPIFDLIEKLGHIAKEEMARTFNLGIGMVAIVAAEEAPAIADRLKAAGEKVYTIGRVVAGAGVQVV
- the purB gene encoding adenylosuccinate lyase: MIERYTLPEMGRIWSEENKYRKWLQVEIAACEAMAELGMIPADAVAEIKAKADFSVERILEIEQVTNHDVIAFLTCVAERVGEASRFIHLGMTSSDVLDTALALQMKEAGEILLGQLRELYQILLEKAQEYRYTPMIGRTHGIHAEPITFGLKMLLWAAETERNLTRLQAALEDISTGMISGAVGTYANIDPRVEEIACRKLGLRPAKVSTQIIQRDRHAAFMTTLAVIAGSLDKFATEIRNLQRTDILEVEEFFQKGQKGSSAMPHKRNPITCERIAGLARVVRANALAALENQALWHERDITHSSVERVIIPDSTIALNYMLHKFIGVMKNLLVYPENMLANINKTHGLVFSQRVLLALVDKGLTREAAYALVQRNALQAWETKQPFLDLVLADREITAHLNEEEIRGLFNFNYHLAQVDTIFARFGL
- the purC gene encoding phosphoribosylaminoimidazolesuccinocarboxamide synthase, with protein sequence MQKGEFLYEGKAKKIYATDQPGLVWIEYKDDATAFNGLKKGTISGKGELNNKISAYFFQLLAQKGIESHFVQLVSDNEQIVKKVEIVPLEVVVRNIAAGSLAKRLGLEEGTAMQQPVVELYYKNDELGDPLINYYHALALGLATREEMLYMEEMGLKINAILQEYLRDKEIILVDFKLEFGRVDGKIILADEISPDTCRFWDAETREKLDKDRFRRDLGGVEEAYQEVYRRLTGN
- the purF gene encoding amidophosphoribosyltransferase, with product MAGEIKDECGVFGIYLPGGEVAQITYYGLYALQHRGQESAGIAVADGKEIRLHKGMGLVPAVFQDKDLQSLKGYIACGHVRYSTTGASSPINAQPLVFRYAKGMLAVAHNGNLVNAYELRKNLTARGSLFQSTIDTEVIINLLARHSQGGIEDAVHKTMIDLKGSYSLVIMTQDKLLGVRDPHGIRPLCLGRLGDGYVIASESCALDTVGATFLRDVEPGEVVVIDENGLHSRQALPPQKQTCIFEYIYFARPDSRIDGFGVNWCRRQMGRQLAREAPRDVDVVISVPDSGTAAARGYAEELGLPFEEGLMKNRYIGRTFIQPSQALRELAVRLKLNPIISVVKDKRLVLVDDSIVRGTTSRRIVKMLREAGAKEIHLLISSPPILHPCYYGIDTSERSELIAAQKSVEEIAQYIGVDSLHYLSLEGLLAVFQADVNQGFCTACFNGQYPVPIPPEAGKHILEKGGSCC